The sequence below is a genomic window from Lolium perenne isolate Kyuss_39 chromosome 4, Kyuss_2.0, whole genome shotgun sequence.
cacttaaggtttgatgtcgtttaagtagatatggaatatggaatggagttcgaagtattgttcgaagtctcggatgggatcccggacatcacgaggagttccggaatggtccggagaataagattcatatataggaagtcattttctaggtttgaaaatgatccggtattttctctagaaggttctagaaggttctagaagagtccggaaggaataagcatggaaggtggagtcgactccacccaccttggccggccagcctaaagggaggaggagtcccaagtggactcctccccatggtggccggccaccccaccaaggaaaggggggagtcccactccccctaggtttggtcatatggaaggtttatgttggggtcttattcggagacttttgacctaatccttggggcttccacctatataaagaggggaggggaggggctggccggccacaccaagaccaccatggccgcaccccctcaaggctgccctagccggtgccccctctcccaaaccctagcggttccctcctacctctctctcccacatagcttaggcgaagctctgtcggagatctccaccaccaccgccaccatgccgtcgtgctgccgggattccaaggaggatctactactttcgctgcccgctggaacggggagaaggacgtcgtcttcatcaacaccgaacgtgtgaccgagtacggaggtgctgcccgattgtggcaccgtgatcaagatcttctacgcgcttttgcaagcggcaagtgatcgtctaccgcagcaacaagagcctactcttgtaggctttggaaatcttcaagggtgagtcttgatcatcccctcgttgctcccgtcttctagattgcatcttggcttggattgcattcgcgcggtaggaaattttttgttttctatgcaacgaatccctacacccaCTCCTCGTCCGCGATGGCGTAGTCGCTGTTGTGGTTGCTGGCACTGTTTTCGAAACTTGCTCGTCTACTGGAACGAGGGGTGTGATCTCCGTCTCCTCTatgccttgtgtttcccgtgttattggcgacataaacctggtgGTGCGCCGTTCTCCGGGTGGTTCCTTGGATGACgttgtcgacactgtcctctcccgatgaatactgggcattgcagatgaacggtgtgtcgctcgatcccagcccgtgcctggtgtcgcagttcaagcagtagtacgaggttaactccgaaggtgtgggattgtcggatcctaccgacatggaagacgctgaacggggagtcgagggcgcgggTGAACTTGTCGAGCCTGTCAGACCAGCTGAAAGGTCAAGTGATGATGACGTgcttggactcgtcgatctggaagtgggcgattccagcagccgaaggattccttccgcgttgacgttgtagtggacgctgccgaaggtcatctccatgtttccttgtagatctgagaaggttgagcgggaggaatcgctgtgcggggtgaattcataggagccgaatcgaatcgggcttcccaggtttggcgatgacggtgtcgatgaagttacCGATGACATgattggatctgccgatgaccgatcttgtgccgacagggtccccacatacggcgccaattatcgagggtactcctcggcaatgccctccgattggggcttatggttgacggaatcctgcaagctgacacgagacatcggttcacagacaagcggggagagcgatttacccaggttcggggccctcgatgaggtaaaacccttacgtcctgcctgtctgttcttgattatgaagatattgggttacaatggggtgccgaatagttcggctgagatctcgtcgagatggctaagtgctatggcgacctagctctaagcttttggtggctaagattgctaagattgattgtgtccctcggcagcccctctcctggcctttatataggaggccaggtctcaagaggtctaaccgagtacgactaggtttccttgttcggctgcttctttgtcttgctcatcaaggaatcttctggtgcaccgtccagatggcccgccttgcctccaagtgccttcatgggcctccaactagttaatacaggatagggcaatgtcggttacccgaagggtaatgcccacgtcagaaggtgtgatgcgcacaacagtaagttttccctcagaaagaaaccaaggttatcgaaccagtaggagatgaaggccacgtgaaggttgttggtggaggagtgtaatgcggcgcaacaccagggattccggcgccaacgtggaacctgcacaacacaatcacaatactttgccccaacttaacagtgaggttgtcaatctcaccggcttgttgtaaacaaaggattaaacgtatggtgtggagaatgatgtttgtttgcgaagaacaatagagaacagagattgtagtagattgtatttcagatgtaaaagaatgaaccggggtccacagttcactagtggtgtctctccaataagataaatagcatgttgggtgaacaaattacagttggcaattgacaaatagagagggcataacaatgcacatacatatcatgatgactactatgagatttacttagggcattacgacaaagaacatagaccgctatccagcatgcatctatgcctaaaaagtccaccttcgggttagcatccgcaccccttccagtattaagttgcaaacaacagacaattgcattaagtactgtgcgtaatgtaatcaacacaaatatccttagacaaagcatcgatgttttatccctagtggcaacaacacatccataaccttagaacttgatgtcactgtcccagattcaatggaggcatgaacccactatcgagcataaatagtccctcttggagttacaagtatcaacttggccagagcctctactagcaacggagagcatgcaagaacataaacaacacatatatgatagatcaattaatcaacttgacatagtattccatattcatcggatccaacaaacacaacatgtagcattacaaatagatgatcttgatcatgataggcagctcacaagatctaaacatgatagcacaagaggagaagacaaccatctagctacttctatggacccatagtccaaggatgaactactgacgcatcagtccggaggcgggcatggtgatgtagagccctccggtgatgattcccctctccggcagggtgccggaggcgatctcctgaatccccctagatgggattggcggcggcagcgtcacagtaacttttctcgtatcgtggctctcggtactagggttttcgcgacgggacgcacgaggggcccaccccatagggcggcgcggccaggggtggggccgcgcccccctagggtgtggccgcctcgtcgcccctctttgtctcctcttcggacttctggaaggctccgtgcaaaataagaccgtgggctttgtttcgtccaattccgagaatatttcctgtgtaggatttctgaaaccaaaaacagcagaaaataggaactggcgcttcggcatcttgttaataggttagtgccggaaaatgcatcaaaatgatgtaaagtgtataagtattgtcatataactagcatggaacataagaaattatagatacgtttgagacgtatcagtcaccatAGTTAAGTTGCTTTCATCATAGAACTAAGTTGATTAGCCTAAGTTGCACTCTGATTTTTTGATGGGGAATTGTTTTGCTTGGACTCACCGTCCCTTTTTTCAATTAAGTTGTCTCGTCACTATAGTTAAATTGCTTTCGGCATAGAACTAAGTTGAGTAGCCAGATTAAGTTGATTACACAACAACATATTAGCTTAGTTGCTTTCCACCTTATCCTATGTTGTTTATCCCATTTAATTATGTTGATCTTCCACTTCAGATTAATATAGCTGCAAATGTTGCCCCTATTTGTTAGGTTTTTTTTTTATCTTTTACTATCCAGATATGCAATTTCATAAGTTTTTTATCCCATTAATCAAGCTATTTTAAACATCCTAGTATAGCTGGAACGGGCAAAGTTGCATCTTGGAAATGATAAGCTTCAGTTTCTAAGCTTGATGAACACTTTGGCAAGCTAGCATGCTCAGCAACTGAGATCTTCTAAGCCTCTTGATCATTAGAAGATGCttttatcatatatgtgttatgttGCATACCCACTATAGCTAAGTCGTTACCCTCATAGAACTAAGTGGCATACCCACTATTGCTAAGTTGGTACCCCTTAGGTCTAAGTTGCATACCCCATATGTGAAGCATATGTGAAGGTAAAGCACCACTAATAACAACTTACTCAAATAGCGCGGCAATTGTAGCCTGCACCAAGTGCAACCCATTGGGTAATGGCTATAACTAAAACACAACTAGCAACACCTTACTTTTCAAGAAGCCTAGCAACTAGGTCTTCTCGAGTTGCAACCAGTAAAACACCACCATCAACAACTCTAGGCAGGTGTACAACAACAATAGCCTGAATGGAGTGCAACCCCATATTGGAGATATTTTAAATTTATGCACAATAATCTTGAATTTGCTTATTGTGCCTAAGTTGCCTACTAGTAGTACTAAGTCGAGTAGCACCACTGTTGTAAAATTACGTACTATTATCGTGAAGTTGTGTGCCGCTACATCTAAGTTGCGCATTGTTTATTATAAAGTTGTTTACCTCAAAAACCAAGTTACCCGATATTAGAAAATATGTAGGCAACTAGTAGTGCAAAGTTACGGGAAGGGGGTGGAAACGGATCGGATACGGATGAGATAGTGCCCTTCCATATTTTCAAAGCGAATACGGATGTTGCCGAATACAAATAAGGATTGGACATTTTTTCAATATGAAGCGGATCTGAATATAAGAAAATAATAGATCCATGTCTCGTAATGAGCCAACTTTAGAATAGTAGAAAGATAAAAAAAAAATACTGATATAATGTATTGTAGTTCCAGGTTGAATCTTATAAAATAACATTTGACTAATTTGTTAGTTTTCATAGGTTAGGTAATTAGCATATTAGGGTCGAATTACTAAAATTGACTAACAAACTCTTATTCGGATACGGATATATCCATTTCCATATCCACATTCGCTTCAAAATTCAATACCACATTTATATTTGTTTTGGTAAAACGGATTCAGATATTTACCATATCTATTTCCACGGACGTTCGGATTCGGATATTACCatttttattttcaatttttCAAATACGAAAGTCTGATAATAGGGATTATCCAATTTCCGCCCCTAGTTGCGGGTCTTAGTATCACCAAGTTGTTGACTGTCGTGACTCGTGAGTAATCTCAAATTAAGTTTACTACGAAGTATACAATTTTTTTTATTGTAAGCAACTCTTTGTATAAAGTTGATTTGCTACAACACTAGAGttgtttttcaaaaaaaaaacgttTGTCGAAATATATACAAATGTGGTCTAGTTTCAAAGATCTTGTTGCGGGAGGTCCAACGGTAAAAACGGATCGCAATTTCGACACACAATATAAAAGTTATGACTTTTTGAATATTTGCCACATGAAACTTAAATGCACGCGtgtgctgtttttttttttttttggtgatTCCCGCGTAGATCTTCCATTTTTTACATTGGATAAATGAGTATTAGGGTCTTTCCTTCGGTGGGCTGGATTCTTTCCTTACCAGGGCGAGGGCTCGTTAAAACTAACCAGCACCCGATTGCTGTCTCGACGTGGGTTCAGAAATATACCTAGGATGGAGCTCAAATTCTATTTTGGAAGgacacttagagcatctccaccggcgcccccaaatagggggggggggggggggctgataACTCCGTTTGGGGGGCGCCAGtacagcatcctctatttgggggagctgctcccacaccggcaccCCCAAACAGGTGGCCCAGATAGATAATTTAAATTTGAAATCTCAAACACAACCACATAAATTCGAATAAGTCTACGAATAAGAAGTTTGGGCCAACACACGGCCACCAAATACGAATAGGTTTTGAAATAAGAAGTTTGGGCCAACACACGGCCATCAGATCGCCGTTTCCGGCGCAAAAAAGGGCTTCCAAGCCACATGATCACATGATCAAATGAAGGAGGTCACGGGCAGCGCAACCTCGACGACTTCCTCATCGGCGGCCGGCGGCAGCTCCGTCTCTGCAACAGGATCCACGGCGTATGATGCCGTTCAGGATCTCCTCCCCACCGGCAATCTACGCATAAAGTTGCAAACTTTTAGTCGCCGCCGGTGTCTACGATGCACACAGCACATAGAAAGAAAGGAAACGAACCTCGTCTTGCCCCATGGAAACGCCGGACGTGCTGCCGAACACCTGCTGGGTGCGCGTGCCGTCGTCGGGGAAGAGGTGGCGGGGAAGAGGTGGCGGGGAAGGCCGGTGCCGTCCGTCACGTGGCCCTCGGTGCGGTGCAGATCAGGCGAATAGTTCAGGTCGGGGAAGCGGAAGGCGTCGCTGCCCTGAGTCGTTGATTCCGGCGAGAACGGGCCGTTGTTGTCGACGGTCATGTCGCTGTCGCCGAACTCGGGGGAGTAGCGGGCGCGGCCGTCCATCTGCGACAGCCGCATCTGCGAGATCGACGGCGCATCCGCGGTGTACCCCGCGTAGTAACCCGACGACGACGGGGAGCTCGAGATGTTGTTCAGGCCGCCGGCCAAGCTCAGGCACGCTTCCGCAGAGGCCACCGCTTTCGCTGCTTCGAGGGCGACGATGCGGCGCCTCCTGCGGTCGGCCATAATGAAGGCGCGGCGGTCCATCTCCGTCTCTCAGTCCTCCTGCGTCATGGTCGCCGGCTTCTCCTTCGGCGCGACGGTGCACGTCTTCGGCGGCGCCTTAGTCGGCGGCTTCGCTGTCTTCATCGGAGCCTTTCTCTTCGGTGCCATGGTGCGGCGGCGAGGGTTTTTCGGGTTGGAGGCTGGATGGGAGATGGAGCGGCTGGCGGGAGAAATGAGCGGCGGAGGGGACGGGGTTTTGGGGGAGAATATGTATATTTTGTTGTTGTGTGGCTGACAAGCGGCTCCCACACCAAAAAAAATTCAGCCcagcgaggcgccggcgcgtccgattcgcgcccttggcgaaggggccggcacggggttgccagcgcttctattgggctccaaaagTCGCCGGCgccatttggggcgcgccggtgcgaACCCATTTTGGCTCCCAGCCTCCAAATTGCTATCGGGGCCACTATTgagggcgccggtggagatgctcttaactaGGAGACACAACACTTCCCAGACAATATCCACGGCTCTTTAACCTTGATGAGACATGTCACTGGTCGAACGAGGGACAACGGCGTGTGCCCATCGAGGCAGAAGTGGACAGgggcaagagtttttcttctcttctATATCTCCTCGAGCATGGCCTGGGGCGTTCTTTTTTTTGTTCACCACAAAGATTCAATGTGCAAAAATACAATGGCGTTGCCAGGGCTCTCTTGCCGTCTGTGTAGGTAAAGATGATGTATAATCTTGAACAAACCATGGTCTATGTATATAATAAATCTATATTACTAACCAGAATTGAGTTACATATTGCAGGGCATTTACTAATAGTATTTGGTAATTCAAAGAACATATTACAGAGAAGAATTTAACTAAATCATGGACTATATTACTCCCTCGAAGATTTCttgatataagccatatagttatTTGAGAAAAATCTTCTAAATATAAGGCATATTGCATTGCACCACTCGCTTGGAGATATTGTTTTAGAAATTTGATTAGGTTTCCTTATATCATGCAAATTCCTCAATTTTTCTCATGTTAATTTATCTGGGTTACCTCGCCCAAAACTGGTGTAACTTTCCTTCCACGTGCATTCTTTATTATTCGTGCCAAAAACTATACGACCTATATTTAGGAATGGATGGAGCATCAAATATTTGATCGAATTGAGTTACATCTAACCAGAATTGAGTTATATTTTGCAGGGCATTACAAATAGCATTCGGAAATTCAAAGAATAGACTATAGAGAAGAATTTAACTAAAACATGAACTATATCACCAAATATTCAATCGAATTCGTACAAAAGGTATTGCATCTAGACAGAGTACATAACTACCCAGTCTTGGTACTACCATGCCAGGCAGAAAACTCACCTTACAAAAGGGAGGGTACTATCCAGATGGGGGCTGGCCAATTCAACCAGGGATCCCTGGGTGGGGATGTGCTAGCAAGGCTATGCATAGTCTGTTTTGCGATGCTCCACATGCCTATTTCCCGCTTGAAGAATTTACATAAATTGACATAATCGTAAGAATCATCGGTAACGTAGGCGCAGTCTGGCTTCAACCCAGGAAAGTCATTGATTGGAAGACACATCGAGCTATTATAACCAAGGAAAAGAGCGTGATCTCCCACACTATCTACCTTCACCAGCATTTGTCCATGCACATCCACCTTGTAAAGCTGCAGCTCAGTCATGTTCAGCTCCACCGGAGGATCGATATAGTTGGAATCGTCCGCGTGCTCGAAGTAATCCCTGAATCTCCAGGCTTGCAAGAGACCGCCCCATGGCGTCTGGACGACGTACACGTACTTGTAGTCCCATTCAGAGTTCATCGCCGCCTCGGGCATGATCGTGGTGGTTACTGGATTAGGCCCATTCAGGTCCAGTGTATGCATGGAACCATCGGACCTCACCACGTAGAACAGACCGTCCGCCGTGCTGTACACGGCGTCGCTGGGCTGGATGCCTGTGCTGTCGTCCGCCGGGATCTGAGTCCAACGCTGGTCGCCGACCCTGGCGAACGAGAGCTCGCCGAACGGCTCGTGCGTGAGCAGGACGATGCACGCACTGCCAGCGGAGGGGCTGCAAGAGAGGACCGCCCTCTCATACATGTCCCGCGACTCGACCGCCCGCAAGCTGTACGGCTCGTGGGATTTCCCGGAGAAGGTGTAGATGAGGTTGCCCTGGTCATCCAAGGAGCCCTCGACGGATGGGAATGTGGTGATGGGCGGGAGCGCGGCGTGGCAGCCTGTGAGGGGGTTAATGAGGTGGAGGTTGCTGATCTCGTCGGCGACCACCAACCAGCCGTGACCCGAGCCGATCGGCGACAGGCTGCGGAGTCGGAGGCCTGGCTCCCGCATCGGGATGTGGAACGTGGCGCCGGTGGAGGGGCAGTATAGCATGGCGGCGTCAGGGCCGCAGGCTTCGCTGGAGTATAGAAGGCACGGCGACTGCTTCGGAGACGGGAGCCGAAGGCGGCGGAAGATGCGGTACGCGGAGCGCCAGGACGTGCAGACGGCGGCTGAGCGGAGGAGGTCGGGGATCTCTAGCTCCCCAAAGAGGGCGACAAGCAGATCCTCCGGGAGCCGCGTCCAATCTGAGATGTTCGATTGTACACCCGATTCCATAGCGGTGGTTGGCTCCCGCGCGCGCCGGCGTCGACGAAGGGGAATCGGCAAAGCTTAGGCTGCGCGCTTGTGTTCGGGAGCCAGGAGGAATCGCCCTGCCTTTGATTATCTGTCTCATGCAAGTCCACAGTCCAGTCAGAGACGGACTGGGCCAAGCGGAATTTCTTTCGAGCCGGAACCGGTCAGAGACGAgacattatgcaaaatggcggagAATTAATGTCTCgatttttttctcttttcttcTCTTCCGTGTTACGAGTGAAATTATAAAGAGCGAGAGACAATTGACAAAAATCAATCAGTTATCTTTATTGATGTTTGGTGTACACTTATATACAATAAATATGAAACGGTGCATGCAAAGGATGCAACTGTTCGAAGTGTCTCTTCAGGAACCGTCATCACGTCTCCTCAAATTGTGGAACCGCCATGTGGGAAAAGAGCGGGGATTACTCCCCTAATAACTGCCAGAGCTATTTGTTTTTAACACTCCCCCTAATCACCGCTTTATTGTATAGAAGTTGATCATCTTGATTAAGTCTCCTCCAAAAACCCTGTGGGAAAAATGTGAGGAGTGGTGTATGATATGTTGTTAAAACTCCTTCAAACCCGGTGGGAAAATAAGCAGAAAATGATACAACATATAATTGGTATTGCCTCCTTGTTAACTCAATATGAGAAAAACCTTGTAAAAGGGAAAATCCATAGAGTTTAGAGAACAATATATGTCGTGTATATACTTTCCTAAAAACCCCGGTGGGGAAAAGGGATAGTATGACATATGATCTTATGTTGATATTACCTCATTAAAAGCCTTAATGAGAACCTGGAAAGTAAACTCATTAAGGGAAAAAGAGTATAATATGATGCTTTGAACAGGAACAACTCAGGAAGATACTCCCCCTGATTCTTGCAAATCTCGAAGCCATCGCATACCAATTCCATGAATATATTTCTGAAATGTTGAAGTTGGTAGAGACTTCGTGAATAGATCAGCGAGGTTATCGCATGATTTGACTTGCAAGAtgtttatttccccactcttttgGAGCTCGTGGGGGTAAAACAATTTAGGGGCAATATGCTTGGTGATATTGCTCTTGATGTATCCTGTTTGCATCTGTGCAACACAAGCCGCATTATCTTCGTAGATAATGGTAGGTGATTCGATAGAACCAATTCCACATGATTGTTGTATGTGGTTTATCATCCTGCGAAGCCACACGCATTCACGTGATGCCTCATATAATGCAATTATTTTAGAATGATTGGTGGACGTTGCTACCAAAGTCTGTTTTGAAGACTTCCATGATATGGCCGTTCCACCATGTAGGAACACAAAGCCGGTTTGTGATCTGGCATTATGGGGATCAGATAAATAGCCAGCATCTGTGTATCCAATCATATTGGTGTCCATATTTCTCTGAAACTGAAAGATTAGGCCAAGATCTTTTGTGCCTTGGAGATATCTAAAGACATTCTTTACTCCCGACCAATGGCGTTTGGTAGGAGCTGCGCTGTGTCTAGCAAGTAGATTCACTGCAAATGCGAGGTCAGGTCTCGTACAATTTGCAAGATACATAAGCGCTCCAATGGCACTGAGATATGGAACCTCGGGTCCCAACATCTCTTCTCCATCATCCCTCGGCCTGAACGGATCTTTCTCTACGTCTAGAGATCGAACCACCATGGGAGTTTTAGACGGATAGGATTTGTCCATATTGAATTTCTCCAATATTTTCTGGATATAGGCAGCTTGGTGTACCATTATTCCTGAGTGAAGGTGCTCGAGTTGGAGACCCAAGCAAAATTTGGTTTGACccaaatccttcatctcaaattTTGTCTTTAGATGATTGCGTGCTTCATCAATATCTTGTGTGTTGCCAATTATATTGAGATCATCGACGTACACGGAAATGATGCAAAATCCTGAAGAGGACTTCTTGATGAAGACACATGGGCAGTCATCACTGTTGGAGTAACCCTTGCGAAGAAGGAACTCACTAAGTCGGTTGTACCACATCCGTCTCGACTGTTTCAAGCCGTATAGAGACTTGTTCAGTTTTACACAGTACATGTTGCGTTTTGCGCTTGCATCCGGGGCAGAGATTCCGTCTGGAACCTTCATGTAAATGTCCGAATCTAGTGAACCGTAAAGATATGCGGTCACGACGTCCATCAATTGCATAGTTAGACGATTTTACACTGCCAAAGATATTAGATATCGGAAAGTGATACCACTCATAACTGGAGAATATGTCTCATTGAAATCAATGCCGGGTCTCTGCGTGAAACCCTGTGCTACGAGCCTTGCCTTGTATCTCACCACCTCATTGTTCTCATTCCGTTTCCGGAGGAAAACCCATTTGAATCCCACAGGGAAAACACTGGGAGGTGTAGGTATTGCTTCTGTGAATACCTTCCTTTTATTAAGCGAGGCTAATTCTGCTTGTATTGCATCCTTCCATTGAGGCCAGTCGGAGCGTTTTTCACACTCAACGATAGTCCTTGGATCATGATCATTAAGAAGGGTATTTGCAATTGTAGCAGAAAAATAAGTGTCGACAATCGTAGACTTACGGTTGAATGATTCTCCAGAATCGATATAGTTGATGGATATCTCGTGCACCGTTGATAACTCTTCGTGATTTCCCAATACGCGTGAGTCTAGGTGTTCCGATGTCCCAGCCAGtgtgtgcaagctggagctgggttgtggaggttgcccttTCACTGGGTGTATACTACCCATAAGGTGTTCGTCAACGTTGAGTTGACTTGCATTTACTGACTTTGAGGAGTTTCTCCTCACGCTCCTTTGCTGCTTGCGAGAAGCAGGATCCTGGTCAGAGGCCGTACTACTCCCCCTCTTTTTTAGAACGGGCAGTTGAGTGGTTTTAGTTGGTACCTCCACTCTTTCGGGCGCATTTTTGGCCGGATTCAAGGATTTTGTGACACCTTTTAAATCAGTAAATGAATCTGGCAGATTATTTGCAAGATGTTGCAAATTTATGATTTTCCGAACTTGGAGTTCGGTCTCTTGGGTACGTGGATCGGAGGCTGAAATGGCAAGAGCATTCCAATTAATTTCCGGGCATTCTTTCTGGTACTTGAAATCTCCCCCTCATGCCGGAAAGTGTTCCTCGTCAAATATGCAGTCAGCGTGACGGGCTGTGAATAGATCCCCAGTAAGAGGCTCCAGGTACTTAATAATCGACGGCGATTTGTACCCCACATAGATCCCCAGTTTTCTGTGTGGGCCCATGGATGTCCGCTGAGGTGGTGAGATCGGGATGTATGTAGCACATCCGAACTTACGCAGATGGGAAATGCTAGGTGGATTTCCACGTACTAATTGCAGAGGAGAAGTACTGTGATATGCAGTAGGTCGCAATTGTATTAAGTCAGCAGCGTGTAAAACTGCATGACCCCAACACGAGGTTGGCAAGCTGCAATTCATTAACAAAGGTCTTGCAATGAGTTTGATCCTCTTAATAAGGGACTCGGCCAAACCATTTTGAGTATGGACATATGGAACAGAGTGCTGAACTTCAATCCCCAGGGCCATGCAATAGTCATTGAAGGCACGTGAAGAGAATTTTGCAGCGTTGTCCATGCGAATTGATTTAATTCGACTTTCCGGATAATGGGCCTGTAACTTAATTACTTCCCTCATTATCTTGGCAAATGCATGGTTTCGTGTGGATAGAAGGCACACATGTGACCATCGTGTAGATGCGTCAATCAAAACCATGAAATACCTAAATGGTCCAGATAATGGTTGGATGGGACCACAAATGTCTCCTTGAATACGTTCAAGGAATTGAAGTGGTTCAGCTTGTATTTTGAGGTGCGAAGGCCTCAAAATTACCTTCCCTGTGGCGCATGATGTGCACACAAAGTCGGATGATTGAGGGAATTTTGACTCATGCAAATTATGACCAATGGAATTGCTAGTAATCTTCCTCATCATCCCAATACCAGGATGGCCTAGGCGATCATGCCAGGTTTGGAATGCATCAACATCTTGGAAAATTACCTTGTAAGCAACATGTTCTACGGGCTTGATGTACGTATAGTACAGTCCGGACGACAGAGAAGGAATCTTTTCAAGTACTTGCTTGCCATATCCGTAATCTTTTGTGAAGAGTAGATACTCCTCTTTGTTGTCTTCATGGGTTTCGATGTGAAAACCATTCTTACGGATATCTCGATAACTGATTAAGGTACGTGAAGAATCGGGATACAACAAGGCATCC
It includes:
- the LOC127347553 gene encoding putative F-box protein At5g55150, which produces MESGVQSNISDWTRLPEDLLVALFGELEIPDLLRSAAVCTSWRSAYRIFRRLRLPSPKQSPCLLYSSEACGPDAAMLYCPSTGATFHIPMREPGLRLRSLSPIGSGHGWLVVADEISNLHLINPLTGCHAALPPITTFPSVEGSLDDQGNLIYTFSGKSHEPYSLRAVESRDMYERAVLSCSPSAGSACIVLLTHEPFGELSFARVGDQRWTQIPADDSTGIQPSDAVYSTADGLFYVVRSDGSMHTLDLNGPNPVTTTIMPEAAMNSEWDYKYVYVVQTPWGGLLQAWRFRDYFEHADDSNYIDPPVELNMTELQLYKVDVHGQMLVKVDSVGDHALFLGYNSSMCLPINDFPGLKPDCAYVTDDSYDYVNLCKFFKREIGMWSIAKQTMHSLASTSPPRDPWLNWPAPIWIVPSLL